In Pseudomonas fluorescens, one genomic interval encodes:
- the macA gene encoding macrolide transporter subunit MacA, translating to MEKSKLRKVGMGLALAAVAGLVLYTVQAPAEAPKYQTAPVERSDIENTVLATGLLEGVKQVDVGAQVSGQLKSLKVKVGDKVKKGQWLAEIDPLVLQNTLRQAQVDEENLQAQKRATQAQLKQTKAIYQRYQNLQEDASISRQDFETAQSDYEVQQANLLSLDAQIKSAHIQIDTAKVNLAYTRIVAPIDGDVVGIVTQEGQTVIANQLAPILLKLADLDTMTIKAQVSEADVIHIAPGQQVYFTILGEDKRYYGKLRGTEPAPQNFLETPPAGTPKQNTAVFYNALFEVPNPDHRLRISMTAQVRIVLDTAQSVLTVPVAALGPRNADGSFPVRVLDAKGQAQSRNVQTGINNNVKVQINQGLSEGERVVIGDPLPAVAGA from the coding sequence ATGGAAAAGTCGAAGTTGCGCAAAGTCGGTATGGGGTTGGCATTGGCGGCGGTGGCCGGGTTGGTGCTGTACACGGTGCAGGCACCGGCCGAAGCGCCGAAATACCAGACCGCCCCGGTCGAACGCTCGGATATCGAAAACACTGTGCTAGCTACCGGTTTGCTGGAAGGCGTCAAGCAGGTGGACGTCGGTGCCCAGGTGTCGGGGCAGTTGAAGTCGCTCAAGGTCAAGGTGGGCGACAAGGTGAAGAAGGGCCAGTGGCTGGCCGAGATCGATCCGCTGGTGCTGCAGAACACCCTGCGGCAGGCGCAGGTCGATGAGGAAAACCTGCAGGCGCAAAAGCGCGCCACACAAGCCCAGCTCAAGCAGACCAAAGCGATTTACCAGCGCTATCAGAACCTGCAGGAAGACGCGTCGATCTCGCGTCAGGACTTCGAAACCGCGCAATCGGACTACGAGGTGCAGCAGGCCAATCTGCTGTCGCTGGACGCGCAGATCAAAAGTGCGCACATCCAGATCGACACCGCCAAGGTCAACCTCGCGTATACGCGGATCGTCGCGCCGATCGATGGCGACGTGGTCGGCATCGTCACCCAGGAAGGCCAGACCGTGATTGCTAACCAGTTGGCGCCGATCCTGCTGAAACTGGCGGATCTGGATACCATGACCATCAAGGCCCAGGTGTCGGAGGCCGATGTGATTCATATCGCGCCGGGGCAGCAGGTGTATTTCACTATTCTCGGCGAAGACAAACGCTATTACGGCAAGCTGCGCGGCACTGAGCCGGCGCCGCAGAACTTCCTCGAAACACCGCCGGCCGGTACGCCGAAACAAAACACCGCAGTGTTTTACAACGCGCTGTTCGAGGTGCCCAATCCCGACCATCGCTTGCGCATCTCGATGACCGCGCAAGTGCGCATCGTCCTCGATACCGCGCAATCGGTGCTGACCGTGCCGGTGGCCGCGCTTGGGCCACGCAACGCCGATGGCAGCTTTCCGGTGCGGGTGCTCGATGCCAAGGGCCAGGCGCAGTCGCGCAACGTGCAGACCGGGATCAACAACAACGTCAAAGTGCAGATCAATCAGGGCCTCAGCGAAGGCGAGCGGGTGGTGATCGGTGATCCGTTGCCCGCCGTGGCGGGGGCTTGA
- a CDS encoding MacB family efflux pump subunit, which yields MTQALLQLTGITRSFTAGDREFLALKDINLTINAGEMVAIIGASGSGKSTLMNILGCLDYATAGSYKINGQETRDLDDQALAELRRDYFGFIFQRYHLLPHLSAMHNVEMPAIYAGIPAPQRHARARELLARLGLDGHLTHRPSQLSGGQQQRVSIARALMNGGEVILADEPTGALDTASGKEVMRILLELHAAGHTVILVTHDPKVAANAERIIEVSDGEILSDRRNQRDTGQLSDEEEVPPKPPATRRLVASLGLFKEAFNMAWVALISHRMRTLLTMLGIVIGITSVVSISAIGEGAKNYVLKDISAIGSNTIDIYSGSSFGDKRAASIETLVPADVTALNQLYYVDSATPVVGRSMLLRYRNIDLDAQINGVSDQYFQVRGIKLEAGITFSETDARRQAQVVVIDYNTRHRLFAEGVDPLGQVILIGNLPCTVIGVAAENKNLFASGKTLNVWVPYETAAGRILGQRFLDSISVRIKDGQSSKVVENHVTQLMLQRHGIKDFYTNNLDSVMQTVQKTSRSLALLLSLIAVISLVVGGIGVMNIMLVSVTERTREIGIRMAVGARQSDIRQQFLVEAVMVCLLGGAIGISLSYAIGHLFSLFIKEWEMVFSMASVLTAVICSTLIGIVFGFVPARNASRLDPIEALARD from the coding sequence ATGACGCAGGCGTTGCTGCAACTGACTGGCATCACCCGCAGTTTCACTGCCGGCGACCGCGAATTTCTCGCGCTGAAGGACATCAACCTGACGATCAACGCCGGAGAAATGGTGGCGATCATCGGCGCCTCCGGCTCCGGCAAATCAACCCTGATGAACATCCTCGGCTGCCTCGATTACGCCACCGCCGGCAGCTACAAGATTAACGGCCAAGAGACCCGCGACCTTGACGATCAGGCGCTGGCCGAGCTGCGCCGCGATTACTTCGGTTTCATCTTCCAGCGCTATCACTTGCTGCCGCACCTGAGCGCGATGCACAACGTCGAGATGCCGGCCATCTACGCCGGCATCCCCGCGCCGCAACGCCACGCCCGCGCCCGCGAGCTGCTGGCGCGTCTGGGTCTCGACGGGCACCTGACGCACCGTCCGAGTCAGCTCTCCGGCGGTCAGCAGCAGCGGGTGAGTATCGCCCGGGCCTTGATGAATGGCGGTGAAGTGATTCTCGCCGACGAACCCACCGGCGCCCTCGACACCGCCAGCGGCAAGGAAGTGATGCGCATCCTGCTGGAGCTGCACGCGGCCGGGCACACGGTGATTCTGGTGACCCACGACCCGAAAGTCGCGGCCAACGCCGAACGCATCATCGAAGTCAGCGACGGTGAAATCCTCAGCGACCGGCGCAACCAGCGCGACACCGGGCAACTGTCGGACGAAGAGGAGGTGCCGCCCAAACCACCGGCGACACGCCGTTTGGTCGCCAGCCTCGGGCTGTTCAAGGAAGCGTTCAACATGGCCTGGGTGGCGCTGATTTCGCACCGCATGCGCACCTTGTTGACCATGCTCGGGATCGTCATCGGCATCACCTCGGTGGTGTCGATTTCGGCGATCGGCGAGGGCGCGAAAAACTACGTGCTCAAGGACATTTCGGCGATCGGCAGCAACACCATCGATATCTATTCCGGCAGCAGTTTCGGCGACAAACGCGCCGCGTCGATCGAGACACTGGTGCCGGCCGACGTCACCGCGCTGAATCAACTGTATTACGTCGACAGCGCCACCCCGGTGGTCGGTCGCAGCATGCTTCTGCGTTATCGCAACATCGACCTCGATGCGCAGATCAACGGTGTCAGTGATCAGTATTTCCAGGTTCGCGGAATCAAACTGGAGGCGGGCATCACCTTCAGCGAAACCGACGCCCGGCGTCAGGCGCAGGTGGTGGTGATCGACTACAACACCCGGCATCGGCTGTTCGCCGAGGGCGTCGATCCGCTGGGCCAGGTGATCCTGATCGGCAACCTGCCGTGCACGGTGATCGGCGTGGCGGCCGAGAACAAAAACCTGTTTGCCTCCGGCAAGACTCTCAACGTCTGGGTGCCCTACGAAACCGCCGCCGGCCGTATCCTGGGCCAACGTTTTCTCGACAGCATCAGCGTACGGATCAAGGACGGCCAGTCGAGCAAAGTGGTGGAAAATCACGTCACCCAATTGATGCTGCAACGCCACGGCATCAAGGACTTCTACACCAACAACCTCGACAGCGTGATGCAGACCGTGCAGAAAACCAGCCGCTCGCTGGCCTTGCTGCTGTCGCTGATCGCGGTGATTTCGCTGGTGGTCGGCGGCATCGGCGTGATGAACATCATGCTGGTGTCGGTCACCGAGCGTACCCGCGAGATCGGCATTCGCATGGCGGTCGGCGCACGGCAGTCGGACATCCGTCAGCAGTTTCTGGTGGAGGCGGTGATGGTCTGCTTGCTCGGCGGGGCCATCGGCATTTCCCTGTCGTATGCCATCGGCCATCTGTTTTCGCTGTTCATCAAGGAATGGGAGATGGTGTTCTCCATGGCCTCGGTGCTGACGGCGGTGATCTGCTCGACGCTGATCGGCATCGTCTTCGGCTTCGTCCCCGCGCGCAATGCATCGCGCCTCGATCCGATCGAGGCGCTGGCG